A single region of the Anaerostipes rhamnosivorans genome encodes:
- a CDS encoding TlpA family protein disulfide reductase has product MKQRTKLIGIIVILILLLAGAFILYQNLSKKYTANVSTEETSSDEDTEKQEAVTAPDFTAENAKGKSVSFFSLTGKKPIVLNFWASWCPPCKQEMPGFEAMYKKYSDKVDFFMVNMTDGARETKKKASSFIKNQGYTFPVYYDTEQEAAYNYQAESLPTTYFVNRDGEIVSGARGAMEESTLESEIKKLIKE; this is encoded by the coding sequence ATGAAACAAAGAACAAAACTGATCGGGATCATCGTCATACTTATCCTACTTTTAGCCGGAGCTTTTATCCTTTACCAGAACCTCAGCAAAAAATATACGGCAAATGTATCAACTGAGGAGACTTCTTCCGATGAAGATACCGAAAAACAAGAGGCTGTCACAGCGCCAGATTTCACTGCCGAAAATGCCAAGGGAAAATCCGTCAGCTTTTTTTCTCTGACTGGCAAGAAACCCATTGTCTTAAACTTCTGGGCCAGCTGGTGTCCTCCGTGCAAACAAGAGATGCCGGGCTTTGAGGCCATGTATAAGAAATATTCTGACAAAGTTGATTTTTTTATGGTAAACATGACAGACGGCGCAAGGGAAACCAAGAAAAAAGCTTCCTCCTTTATCAAAAACCAGGGATATACCTTCCCTGTTTACTATGATACCGAACAGGAAGCCGCCTATAACTATCAGGCCGAGTCCCTGCCCACAACTTATTTTGTCAACCGGGACGGAGAGATCGTCTCCGGGGCAAGAGGTGCCATGGAGGAAAGTACTTTGGAATCAGAGATTAAAAAACTGATTAAGGAATAA
- a CDS encoding NUDIX domain-containing protein gives MSQIKFSTLCYIEQDDQYLMLHRTVKKHDVNKDKWIGVGGHFEYGESPEDCLLREVREETGLKLTSFQFRGILTFLCDDWPMEYISLFTADGFEGDMISCNEGILEWVDKKEIMNLNLWEGDKIFFHLLAEKEPFFSLKLVYEGDRLKQACLNGKDMELFDILTSDGERTGVVKERSIVHRSGDLHGTSHIWLVRRKKDGLDVLLQKRSAQKDAFPGYYDVSSAGHMAAGDDYLDTAVRELYEELGVTAEPEELKLIGMRDSVVKDVFHGRPFHNHELSAIYVYETELAEGEFRLQKEEVESVRWIDFLDFQEQVLKKEIKHCIFLDEIKLLGEAMGCKVII, from the coding sequence GCATGATGTGAACAAAGACAAGTGGATCGGTGTAGGCGGACATTTTGAATATGGGGAGAGCCCTGAGGACTGTCTGTTAAGAGAAGTGAGGGAAGAAACGGGACTTAAGCTTACCTCCTTTCAATTCAGGGGGATTCTTACCTTTCTTTGCGATGACTGGCCTATGGAATATATCAGTCTGTTTACGGCCGATGGATTTGAAGGGGATATGATCTCTTGCAATGAAGGTATTTTAGAATGGGTGGATAAGAAGGAGATTATGAACCTGAACTTATGGGAAGGTGACAAGATCTTTTTTCATTTGCTGGCCGAGAAGGAACCCTTCTTTTCCCTGAAGCTCGTGTATGAAGGGGACCGGCTGAAGCAGGCATGTTTAAACGGCAAAGATATGGAGCTTTTTGACATCCTCACCTCAGACGGGGAAAGAACCGGAGTGGTCAAGGAGAGGTCCATTGTGCACAGGAGCGGGGATCTGCATGGGACTTCCCATATCTGGCTGGTGCGTCGGAAAAAGGACGGCCTTGATGTCCTGCTCCAGAAGCGCAGCGCCCAAAAAGATGCATTTCCGGGATACTATGATGTGTCCTCTGCCGGTCATATGGCTGCGGGAGATGATTATCTGGACACTGCGGTGCGGGAACTTTACGAGGAGTTGGGAGTGACGGCAGAGCCTGAAGAACTTAAACTCATAGGAATGAGGGATTCCGTGGTTAAGGATGTTTTTCATGGAAGGCCATTTCACAACCATGAGCTGAGTGCAATTTATGTATATGAGACGGAACTTGCAGAAGGAGAATTCCGTCTGCAGAAAGAGGAAGTGGAGTCTGTACGCTGGATTGATTTCCTGGATTTTCAGGAGCAGGTGTTGAAAAAAGAGATCAAACACTGTATTTTCCTGGATGAGATCAAGCTGCTGGGAGAAGCCATGGGCTGTAAGGTAATTATTTAG
- a CDS encoding cytochrome c biogenesis CcdA family protein, protein MQYLISFLEGIVTFISPCLLPMLPIYISYFAGEATDRPRHRALSNAITFVAGFTLVFILLGAFAGTLGSLLTSHKTIVNIVTGLVVIVFGLNFIGVFNIGLLNKTKRSQMEVKKHSLASSFLFGIVFSIGWTPCVGAFLGSALMMASQQGSAAKGILMLFVYSMGLGIPFIISAVIIERLMTAFGWIKAHYGIITKISGILLIIVGFMMMFGMMDRFLSILTF, encoded by the coding sequence ATGCAGTATTTGATTTCATTTTTAGAAGGAATCGTAACCTTCATTTCACCGTGTCTTCTGCCGATGCTCCCCATCTACATCTCGTATTTCGCAGGTGAGGCCACAGACCGGCCGAGACACAGGGCTCTTTCCAATGCCATAACATTTGTAGCCGGGTTTACCCTCGTATTCATCCTTCTGGGTGCCTTCGCAGGCACTCTTGGAAGTCTGCTGACCTCGCATAAAACCATTGTAAACATTGTTACTGGGCTGGTCGTGATTGTTTTTGGGCTGAATTTTATTGGAGTTTTTAACATAGGCTTGTTAAACAAGACAAAACGCAGCCAGATGGAAGTGAAAAAACATTCTCTTGCCTCATCGTTTTTATTCGGCATTGTGTTTTCCATCGGATGGACACCGTGTGTAGGTGCATTCCTGGGTTCCGCCCTGATGATGGCATCCCAGCAGGGTTCCGCGGCCAAGGGCATCCTTATGCTGTTCGTCTACTCTATGGGCCTCGGTATCCCGTTCATCATCAGCGCCGTTATCATTGAGCGTCTCATGACCGCCTTCGGGTGGATCAAAGCACACTACGGCATTATTACAAAAATATCCGGTATTCTGCTTATTATCGTGGGCTTCATGATGATGTTTGGAATGATGGACCGCTTTTTATCAATCTTGACATTTTAG